aaagaaacATATGacagtatataaaaaaaaactagatGGAAATATAAGGAAATAGATAAATATGCTACATAGAGTAAAATGAGTTTTACATTAGTTAATTATGAGCATCCAGACATAAGGCACGCTCTGGGGTCTTGAACCTGAAAACCAGCATCATATGACCTCATTAAATGAATGAGGAATTGGTGCTTAAAAAATCGAATAGAAATGCTTTTGTAAATGTTCCTACAgctgaaaatgactgtttgGGATCACAGTAACCTTCCTGTCACTAATGCATTACAGGTGACAGGTACAGCAGCTCCAGGTGTGACCGCTCATGCACTCTGCTGTCTAATTCTCCTTCTTACTGAAGCGTTAGTCTCATGCAGGCTCAGCACTGAACCTGCTTTTCATATGACTGAGCAGAGATGTGTTCAGGGCAGACCCTGGACCCTGTGACCTACAGAGACCCTATAATGTTCCAAACAGATGAAAACTCAAGACAGGACTGAAAATCGGCTCTGCTCATAGACTGTATGCAATCTATGATTCCTGAAGTATCATGGAGCACGAAAAAGTGGGATGTAACAGTTCTTCAAATAGCACAGCAGTGCAGATTAGAGGCCCTAACAGTCTAATATCTCCAGATCAGTAATGAAAATTGTTGTCTTGTTTTACTGCCCTTCCTCACCTCACGTATTTTGTCTGCTGATTGATGTTCACCCATCAGAATCTGCCTGAATCGAACCCAGTGAGAATGGAagagacgaggaagaggaaCGCTCTGGTGATGCAGGCGCTGAAGGAGGCTGCTGAAACCAATGAGAATATTGCAAGAGGGCTCGGACCAACGAGGAAATGAACAGTCCCAGCTCTGTGCCCTGTCTGCTGTCTCCATGTATGCAGTGCTGCTGGCGTGCTGCCCCGTAATAAAGATGGACATTACGTTCTTTTACGGGGAGGCTGCTGTCTAATGCAAATCTGTAGTGTTTTCATTGTATGTGACAACAAACCAATGTGTAAGTTTTAGGTAATTAAAACTCTTAACACAACCAcatcttttctctcttattCAGAGCTTAGACTTTCCAGGAAATTGCATCTTGCAGTTTTCATTCACTAATTTATTCTGATCACTTTGCTGTCCGTTCGATCAGTATTAAGCTATACACGACAGATAATAACTATAGAGAGGTGATTATTGAATCTCAATAAATTCAATGGCTGTTGACCACAAACAGTATCAAAAATGGCTTTTCAATTCTTGATTACATCTTGAACACCAGTAGCAGAGTTTATTTGAGCGTTAGGGTTGTATGACATGAGTGATATGTTCTACAGAAGAAAAGCcattatgttgtattttttaaggCTGGTAAACACGGAGGAAGTGTTGAGCAACAGCTAATGAGTACAGGGAGGCTTCTTGCTATGGATCAGACTGACTAATACGAATAAAGGTTTGTCTAATTGAATCCTGGCAAAGCTTTTTGTCTGCAGCTGGGGTAAATAATGGCCCCAGCTAGTATTTGAGAATTTACAGGAAGCATTTCACGATGAATAAAAGCAGTGCTTATGGCTATTTTTACAATTTCATTAACTTTTTGCCAAAGAACCATAATGAAGTATTGGGATTCACTTCAGCTCCACATTCTGCAAAGGAAAACAGGAGGTACCTGTTTTATGATTCTGCACGTCTGATATCAAAGCTCTTTATGATGTGGAAATGCATGTAACTTAATAAATACATATTACACCATGCAGTCCTCCTGACGTCTCAGGCCAGAATGAAAACATGACGATcgtacagcagcacagagttgTGGTGAGCTAGTTTTGGGCACATGTGTCCTAAAAGCACCTACTTCAAAGATGGCAGAATGTAATGTATTCAACAGGAATCCTGGTGCAATCTGTATGCAACTGTAAATAAGGTGGCACAGCATGTGGGAAGGGAAATTAAAACCACTGTGGTCATTCTGCAAAGCTCTCTAAAAGAAGAATCCTTCCTCAGATAATGATGTCTTGCAGAGAATGTGTCAAAGCCTGGGGTGGAAGAGACAAACgagtaaaacaaaaaacacatctgaaccAGAATGAATTTGAAGGCCTCGAGCTGTCTGGTCAGACTCTGCGCTCACCTTTCCGTGTGGCTGATAAAAGTCTACTGGCCGATCCTGCAGTGTTTCACAGAGCATCGCAGACAGCATCACTGCTGCCgctgaacaacaaacaaaccacatcCCATCAAATACTTCGATACTGCTGTAATGCTTTAGGTGGGAAATATGAAtcacagaaaagaaatggaaagtgTTAAGGTACAGGAAAACTTAAAGTGATGAATTTGCAAAGTGCTGTCATGTCTCGCCATCAGCTGTTAAATTTGTCAATAGTTTTTTTAACTGCCTCTTTACTGAAATTCTATTGTCTTTGGGTCTTGGCTCTGGGAGAGAGCTGATGCTCTCCCCATGGCGTCTGGAGATCGATGCCATTATACAGGcatcagctgaggctgatgggaatgtcattagtgttGCAGGTATAGACCATAAAGCAAAGTCCAGGACACATTATAGCACACACAACAACAGAGCATGGCCTTCTTGGTGCTAACCCATATTTCAATTATTCTGATTATTTGTTCATATCTTTACCAATTTATTCGTTTCGTACAAGATTTAATGTACATGCACTGATCTTCCTCGCTGTAATAGAGGCTGGTGTTCACATCAGAGTGATAAACACGCACAAGTGTTCACAAGGTCTTCAACACTGATCGAGTCTCAAACTTGAATCTTTAGCTTGGTTTGTAAAAGTTTCCCTCTATGACACTGATGTTACATGAAGCTTCAGTAGACTCCTGAAATTAGTGGAACTTAATTAGGTTAGGTTCACCAAGTATTTTATTTATactgtgttttgtttacattgtaGGCCTACTCCCTTACAAACTGAGTTTTTGAAATACATTTCCACCCACTTACAGAAAATCCTTAATGCCAAGGGCCACCATGGGCCATAAGGATTTTGCCATATACTCAACCAACCTCTGATTCCAGGTTCCTGGACACTTGCCGAATCTGGCCTAGCTAGTACGTCACAGTGTAAATATCCAGTAACACTGCTACAGTGTGACGGGGAGCCTAAAGTACTGTACACTGTTTAGCTACTCCATCCATCTCTGATCTTAGGTGCAACcttgtgcatttgtttttttattctgaaGTATTTCTGAAGTATTCCTAAAAATCACTTgtagacagagacaaaaacttGACCAAACCACAAACCACTTGAGCAAAGTCACCATAGAAACTTTTACTGAAATACAAGTAGCATGACAAGAACATGAGAACATGTACTCTTCACTGAATTGGCCTAACACATTAAATAACTAACTACAGGGATGTTTGCTCCAGTGAATTTAATGATTACAACACACAGCTCGACAAAGAGTAAAGagcaataaagacaaaaagcatCCAGAAAGACAAGGTGAACAGAGAAGTGACAGTTAACCTAAAGGACAGCAATGTTTGAAGACTGCCTGCAAAACCTCAAGAGGCAGGTTTTATTGGTAAAGTTAAAACAAAGCATGTTCATCAAATGCTTCTCAGTTCTACGACTCATCGGATTGATATGGCTTCACGGAGCTATGACAGCCAAAATGGTAATATGGAACAATACACAATACAATCAAATGAAAATCTCCCCAAAAGttaacactaaaaaaaaagcGAATGTGAAAATATGAGCATTAATTCTTGAATTGGGTGCTGGTGCTGTTTGAACCTTCCATACATTTACTGTGAacccctgctgcttctccacagATAAGCACAGAGATCAAACTTGACAGTAGTTTTTCACCAAATGGGGCTATGCAGTTTTGGCCTCTTTGTTTTTACCCCCCTGGTGTGAGCATGAGCTTTGTTCAGAAAAATACTAAGTCTAAGAGACGGGAggcctgcagacaggaagtgcagaTGAACCTTTAGCTTAAATATCTGTATCTGACTTGGTCTGCCTTTAGGTGACATTTGCATCATCATACTGCACCACTCAACCAATAGTATCACATACATATCACACACAAGTGCAAAGACGAATACCACTAAAGTGGACACACAGATCATTCTGCAAGAGTACAGTTTCctttaacagaaaaaaacaaatcaaaggtcaagtgatgtcacttgagtcagcgaTTGTTGTGGATGAAGattacaagtttgaaaatgagttTAACACATCTGCAGTCCACTTCTCACCTCTGCTTCAGGCGAGTGGCTCAGGGCTACATCTGCTACGACTGCCATAACACACTCCAACCTTCAACTGAAATGTTGGCGGccaagttgcattgtgggtaatatGAACTTTCTCTCGTGAGTATGTTAAAGTggtgcaatgctaaatcagaCTATTCTTTTAATGTCAGCTTTGGCTGTGCCACCGCTCTCTCGCAGGTCACATCCACTGCAAACGTCCATAGTAGAGCAAACAATATTATATTGACAATAATATATATTTCAAGATTGTTTGAAGTTGTtgggtttttaaaaaaaaacatttttgtgttttacacgCACAGTGAAACATGTTAGCAGCTGATCTGACATGTGGCATATCGACACATGTGACACCGTGGCTCTTTCATGCTAAAGAACGAAAATGGGTTTACTCTacgaacacaaaagacaaagttACAAATGAGATGCATTATTAAAGAGCAACACCCTGTTACAGCTTCTACACACACCCTTAGTTAATTAAAAAACCCTGACACACACCCTCACTCAACCCCATCAGATGGTTTCTCCAGTGTTCCTCCATGTCTCCATCTAAACCATTAGCAGTTACTGCAACTGCTACAGGtaatactgtgataattacttACTCAAGGATCTGCAATAGTCCTGTTTCTACTACTGCTACACTGCTGACAGCTGACTGCTGTGTATATATGTGGGCATGAACATGCTTTATAGTTCAGAGGTGGAGTTCCAGGGTACTTCATAGATTTCCACTGATTTATTGAAGgtcaagtgtttttctctgctaAAAGGAAACACTTTTGTTGTAATGAACACTATAGAATGGGACTAGGATCTATAGAAAGTAACAGAATGAGATGCAATTTACTACATTAGAAAAGGGCATGAAGTGGAAAGTTACCCCTAAGTGAATGTCAATACATTAAATATTGACATTTATGTAAATTCTAAATTTCATGCATCAGAGACATGAGTTACTTTGGAAAGAAATAGACCGAGAGCATAAAGACAGTGGAGGGCCATGAGTGGGACGCACTGGTCACCAGCCTGATGGACACTGGCAGCCGTGACAACTGTGACACAGCTGCATCCGGTGGACACCGGAGGGTAAGGCACCAACTTGTATGATGGCAGCAGTTATATTCCAGgtttaacaaataaaacagcattcaTATTCACGGACTCTTCGATTTACTTAAACGCACATTTGACTTCATGATGCTGCATATGGCTATTCAATTTCACAGTGCATGCCAGAGCAAAAGCTGAGTTTAAATGAGTTAAACTGATGCAAGAACAACGTGTTTCTTTGAAAAGAGGTCTGATGAAAGTCAGTGccacagaaaatgtcagattttgttAACATGAAAACAGGTGCTGAGAATAACATTCAGTGCACATCAGTGACAAACAGACTTTGAATAAACCTGAAATCCACCGATCATAACTGAGAATGCTCCCAAAAGTAAATGACGCCAAATAACTTGCGATGCCAAATAGAAAAACTAAAAGGGGAGTTCACACCTGCAGAAAGAACTGGAGCATAAAGTAAGAGCCTGTCTTTATTGGTCCTAGCTAGGCACTTCAGACAGCACTGCTAACTCACAGTCCTTCCTTTGACGAACAACATAACAGTACAACGTATCAACGCAATGTATCCATCATACATTTACAAACAGCACGTATAAATCCGCTAAAGCTGATCCAAGTGCTTTGCCTGGCTTAAAGGTGCTCTCAAATGCATGGGAGCGCAATACAATTTGACTTATTCAGTGCAGCAGGAGGTCTACAATGATCCACAGGTTGATTGGTCTTCACAGCAGCGAAAGGTCAGATTCAAGCTGCACAGCGGCAGCATCAAGTGGCAGTAAGAGGTATCTACACATTCAACTTCAGTACCACGATCCCGTAACACCGTCAGTAAACTACACACAGCATCTATGATTGATTCTgaagtttttgtttgtcttcttttgctTAAGAGGTGAGCATCTTAAATCTACAGTGTCTCGATGAGTGCAGATGCTGCAGGCTCACTGCACTGTGCTTTAGGCTGAGATGAGTGTATTCTTAGACAAAGAAATTCCACTGAAGCAGTTTTATCTCATCTATCTTccacggcacacacacacacacgcacaaaaaaaaaaaaaaaattcacagcTGGCTCACCTGTTCATGATCTCCTCACCTGTCCATCTCAGCTGTTCATGTTCTCTTGGCTCTGGTTGAGTTAATGTGATTGTATGGTTCAGTAAAGCTATGGCAGTCTTTGCATTGTTGTGTCCTGTATTGATTAAGAAACACGTATTCTGAAAACATATGTTCATCTGTTGTTCTCTGATCAATAGAAGCGCTTGCGTTTGTTTTCCTTCCAGCGCCCGTAAACCACCAGCCCGATCACTGCCAGCACACCCAGGCCgaggatggagaagaggagggtgaagaaGAACTGGACCCCGCTCATCCCTTCTTCCTGGACTTCCACTGCAGAGTACAAGGGTGAGATTCATTATGGGACATAAACTGGCGATCTTCAGAGTACCAGACACTGAATGAAGGGCACATGAGACAACAATTTCCCTAGAAATTTCATGTTTATAGAGTgatttcaaagtgtttttaaattcaaatttaaTTGAGCATGAAATCTAATTTACACTAGCaattctgtgtatttgtgaagGGAATACTACTTAGCCTATAAAACACatgtataatgtcttctgtggtcCAGGAAAGTCTTTCTAAAGTCTTCAGGGGAGTATTATTGAATAAATGCTGCGTTCATTGAGTGTAAAAGGCTTGGCGAATTCCTTCCCTGTGAAACTTGCAAGTCTATTATTAGAGCGCCCTCACAGAGGCAATATCTAACTAATATTTGTAAATGCACAAAGCATAATTTATAACTGAGCAAAATCACTGCAGCTAAAGTCTGTAATTAGTCTAAAAGATATGGGCAACTCCAAAGAAGGGAAGCGTAATACTGTACTACTGTGTTGCATTATGGTAAGTGagggatccagtgtttttggagatatttaaattaatttaattaatttttttttaacttttttaatcTTCAACTGGTCATGATGTTGGAAATGATGAGTTTGTAAGTTGGCACAGTATTGAATCTTGGTGTCTACGTTTCTGAACTCATCCAACGTTCTGAGAGAGAGGTGATCACTACCTTGGAACTGTTCCATGTTGTCGACCCTGGGGATGgtgacctcctcctcttcctcctcctcagtcctctCTACTGCCAGCTGGTACAACTTCATAGAGATGATGTCATGGTTGTCTAGAGCAACACGGATAAGTCAGTAATTACCACTTGAAGAATTCACACAATGCCCATTCGCTGCTTCCTCTGTCATTTCAGCATCGGTGGTGTTGGGGAGGAAAGCTAATATTGCCTCTTAGCTGACAACTGACTAGCATTGCTTTCTAGTGCTGCAGTGCTTGTAAGCCAATTTCCTAGCAGACAGGCTTCAACTTCCATTCCACTCAATTTAATTGGAGAGGTTCCCAGAGGTCAAGCAGCCTGCAGATGACTCTTGAGATTTCATACCTGACAGGTCTCCAGTGGCAGAGGAGGCGCCAATGAAGTAGCCTGTAGGTAGATGCAGTCCTGTGATGTCAGCACAATCTTTCCACTGCTGCTTACCGTCTACGTCCACCTTGAGCTGGAGGGTGAAGGAGGCGTCAGTATAAGTCACCGATGAAGGATGAACAAAGTTGTCTTgacatacttttttttattcatagcTATAATTTCAGAGCCATCAGTGGGATCCTTTAACCTGAAAAGACTTCAACAACAGGAACTCTTTAGAAAACCACTGTTGGTAAACACACCTTGtttgtaaatgactgcattttgtttgtgtttatgtttgacATAGCATCCAAACATTTTTGGACTTGGGCTTGTGAATATAATGCATCAATTCCAGTGTAATTACAGGGTTTCATACCGTGAGTCTGTTTCTGGAGTATCTGACAAGGAGAAACGTGTCGTAGATCGCGTTGCGCACCATAGCCGTACAGCCTCCGAGCTCAGTGGCCCGTCCATCAAGATCGTGGTCATATGTTAGAGTTCCATTCCCCAGCATCACCGAGACATATGGGAAAGCCCTCTGTGaagaggatggaggagtgaaacacaaaataacatgGCTACAACACAGACACCTTCACTGATCACCCAAATCCACAATTACACCGTTGTACTACTACAATCTGACATCAGGCGACACTGATGAATCAAACAGATGTGTGTCATGAGAGAACATGGGATGGTGAAACGGTGACGATCATGCATGAACACTCTCAGCTCATGGAATAAACTGCTGCCTCAGACGCTACCTGAGTTCCAGGCTGCGTCCTCTGCACATTCAAGAGGGTTGCAGAAAGAGAAATATGACAAGCCTTTCAGATCACTTTGACAGGTAAAGGAAAAGGCATGCACAGCTTTTACATTGTGTGCCGGGACTGTCAATCAATTGTGGGCGTGGTGCAGGGCATGAAGCTACCAGCTGTGACTCACATCATGGCTTTTGTCTGCATTGGGGTAAGTGTCCACAAATATTCCAAGTCCAACAAACTGGTTCATGTTTCCAAACACAGGGCCTGTGAGGAAAGAGTGAGGCACATCAGggcacagaacacacagcacagaatgtctgtttgttttttgtaaatagcTTTAAAATATTCCCCTTTGTCCCATGTAACAAAAATCGCTGCTATAGACAGCACTGTGGCCACTGGCAAACTGCAGGCGCTGATACTGTGACAGCTAATAATATGCTGTGGGGAAAACCATGCAATCTTCATTATAGGCTACCTTAGTATTATATTTAATGTAAGTAGCATTCAACAGTGGTTATTTAGCTGTAAAAATTAAaagtataaaacacacacacacacacacacacacccacagagctAAAGGCTGCTTAAATGTctctttaaatgttaattcGATAGCATGGATTATGCAATATTTAAACAGTTACCTGGTGAGATTTTGAAAGTTACTTTAGATTTGCTCAACAAAATCTGGAATGAAGGAAAGCTCCATGTTGGTGGAAAAGTTCTTTATTGCCTCCAAGTAAGGATCCAGTTAATGCAGGTCACTATAGGCCTAGAGCTGTAACCCCTTTAAAGCTAATTTAAGGAGCATTTCTGAGCGCATGACAAAGTGACTTCCATAGAGTTAGATCCACTATCGATGCCACAGGGATGTAATGACAATGGAAAGACTCTTATGGAAGAAGAGTATTTGTATATTTAGATATTCAAAGAGCATATGACTCTATGTAGAAAGAAGGGCTATTAATGAAAATAAGTCAGCTTGGTATTGAAGGTAATATGTATAATTCAGTATAAGATCTTTGATAACAATGGACAATTTGTCAGTCCATAAGATATTAACAACCAATTCAAATCATTGAATGTTACCATATCTCAAAGACTGACAAATTGTCCATATTTACTGCTATATGTCCACATTGAATGTGTTCTATGTGAAGTTTGAGCCCCTACATTTGCAGACCACCCCAGAGAACTACTGGTACCCGTCAAGGTGGATTGTGATATGGAGACATCGTATTTTTACCGTTGCCTGTGTTTTGTCACTACTGAACTTCTGAAGATGCATAACATTTATTCTACCAAGGCTAAATGTCTTATCTCACAattaatgaaagtgaaaaatgttctGCAATTTCTGTACGCTCCAAAATGCTACACCACTCCATCCAGgttacacagacagacaggggccAGTACTTTTTATAGTCCTGttgacaaacaaaccaaaaagacAACATAAACTCATGGCAgaggtaataataataataaagactGAAGAGATACACCTTTCAAAGTGAAGTGTTTCTCTGGAGTATTAAAATTACTCCACCTCCACGGACACTAATCCATTCCAAACACTTTTAGAagcaaaaatctgaatttaagAGATTCACACAAGCCGTTCTTCTTGCTGCTGTCACATTGTATCTTGTGTATTTAATGTGCAGaaactgaaaattgaaattTTAGGAGTAGTTAAGGTTGAAGCTGAGTGCATGCACGCTTGTGTGCAGAAGTGAAGaagcacatttcacaaaatgctGGTTTATTCCTTTAAAAACTGTTCATCGCAACAGCTTTGCTAAGCATAAAGATGATCTCTTAATAATAGGATTTGTAAATGTGGTCCTTTGCAGCATCTCATTCCTTTTCATTGTGAGACATGCCTCCTCTAGAGTGGCCCAATCTCTACCTACCAATCTGCATGCGATCTTTGGTCAACCAGAGGGCCAGACCGTCCCCATTAAAGTTCTTCTTTCCTTGGCCATGGATTTTAAAGTGCACCTTGAGCTCCCAATCCCGCAAGAACAAAGGCTGGAGAGCAACACAAATGAAGATAAGCAGGTTATTCTTGTGCTATGCTGAGCCATTTGTAGCATCATGACATCACAATTCCTGAATTTTAAACTTTGATTTGACACCAgtatcaaataaaaaaatacttgaCACCAATGCAAAAAGTAATAAAGTCCTGGGCATACAAAACAGGACATTATCCCCCTTTTTTCAAATCAACAACCTGTTTTACAGACCATCGAATAGCTAACTCTAACTTGCTTCTTGAATCATAGTGACAGGTCGCCCGCAGGCTGTTCTGACATCCACTCGTGTAGCGCTGCCTGTTTGTGCCTCTGCCTCCAATCACCTGGTGACAGGTTGGACCAGTTGATGTAATTCCCTGTTGTGTCATGTAATTTTCCTACCATCAAGTGGGCCTGTTAATGTGTACGTCAGAGTAACTTTGTGAGAATGTGGCAGGATGTGATCGGTGAAGGCGTGGGACCTCTGGTAATGACGTGGTGTGCAGGGTGGTTTGGCTGGTCCACTTACAATTCGACTCCACACTGCTCCCTGTCTGCTCTGCAGGTCTGGGGTCAGCCTCACATGGTCAGGTGTAACCACGGCAGTGCCCATCAGATCCCACTGGGAAGAACTAGAGAACCCCAACCCTGCAAAACAGTAATATGTCAGTCACTTAAATATATGTTACCTCCCGCAAAATACACATCAAGTAAACTCCCAACTGCAGACCTTTGTGTTTAACCATTAGTTTATTATGGCCAATTCGGCATGTGAATGATTAGTGTAATTTCAGTAACGTTACTCACTGGTGTAACGGGCGTATAAGGAGcatgaaaccaacaaaatgACGAGACTTTGATTTAGTTACATATTTAACGTAATATAAGCTGCACTTGTCGGAGCTGAGAATAGACAGCTAGCATAACTTAGCGGGTTAAAGTTACGTTGTAA
This Chaetodon auriga isolate fChaAug3 chromosome 5, fChaAug3.hap1, whole genome shotgun sequence DNA region includes the following protein-coding sequences:
- the uqcc3 gene encoding ubiquinol-cytochrome-c reductase complex assembly factor 3 is translated as MSGLRTFLSSSMLVGLLGVGYGMWSLIVPGEERRKEIIKNLPESNPVRMEETRKRNALVMQALKEAAETNENIARGLGPTRK
- the LOC143321254 gene encoding VIP36-like protein isoform X1, which produces MVDTETKPKLDRLRSFYFLYPMFYFKNIRELTCLFVTVCILMSQSLADDQDFMEEFLKREYSLAKPYRGLGFSSSSQWDLMGTAVVTPDHVRLTPDLQSRQGAVWSRIPLFLRDWELKVHFKIHGQGKKNFNGDGLALWLTKDRMQIGPVFGNMNQFVGLGIFVDTYPNADKSHDRTQPGTQRAFPYVSVMLGNGTLTYDHDLDGRATELGGCTAMVRNAIYDTFLLVRYSRNRLTLKVDVDGKQQWKDCADITGLHLPTGYFIGASSATGDLSDNHDIISMKLYQLAVERTEEEEEEEVTIPRVDNMEQFQVEVQEEGMSGVQFFFTLLFSILGLGVLAVIGLVVYGRWKENKRKRFY
- the LOC143321254 gene encoding VIP36-like protein isoform X2, with protein sequence MVDTETKPKLDRLRSFYFLYPMFYFKNIRELTCLFVTVCILMSQSLADDQDFMEEFLKREYSLAKPYRGLGFSSSSQWDLMGTAVVTPDHVRLTPDLQSRQGAVWSRIPLFLRDWELKVHFKIHGQGKKNFNGDGLALWLTKDRMQIGPVFGNMNQFVGLGIFVDTYPNADKSHDRAFPYVSVMLGNGTLTYDHDLDGRATELGGCTAMVRNAIYDTFLLVRYSRNRLTLKVDVDGKQQWKDCADITGLHLPTGYFIGASSATGDLSDNHDIISMKLYQLAVERTEEEEEEEVTIPRVDNMEQFQVEVQEEGMSGVQFFFTLLFSILGLGVLAVIGLVVYGRWKENKRKRFY